In one window of Dyella thiooxydans DNA:
- a CDS encoding TlpA family protein disulfide reductase has product MAAPVVSIGPLAWSLDTVLLVAGVVTALAVAAFLHRRGRARVEPALWALLVLTLLVARIAFVVRWWPQYADAPLSVIDPRDAGFSLWAGVAALVLGALGLGWRRPMLRLPLTASLATGLLVWGFGLLVVERLDVAMHAPLPALTLQDLDDRPVDLRAFVGQPVVLNLWATWCPPCRRELPVLVEAQRTHPEVRFVFVDQGESAAEVKAFLVASGLQADHMLVDPAQSLAQQMNARVFPTTLFFDAGGVLRSMHVGALSPATLAAEMRLILSGAPSAPIHPGVAR; this is encoded by the coding sequence ATGGCTGCCCCGGTGGTATCGATCGGTCCGCTGGCGTGGTCGCTGGATACGGTGCTGCTGGTGGCGGGCGTCGTCACCGCGCTGGCGGTGGCGGCATTCCTGCACCGGCGTGGCCGCGCCAGGGTCGAGCCGGCGCTGTGGGCGTTGCTGGTACTGACACTGCTGGTGGCGCGAATCGCCTTCGTGGTGCGCTGGTGGCCGCAGTACGCCGACGCACCGCTGAGCGTGATCGATCCTCGCGATGCGGGTTTCTCCCTGTGGGCCGGCGTGGCGGCGCTGGTTCTCGGCGCGCTGGGCCTAGGCTGGCGGCGACCGATGCTGCGGCTGCCGCTGACGGCTTCGCTGGCAACCGGCCTGCTGGTCTGGGGCTTCGGCCTGCTCGTCGTGGAGCGGCTGGACGTGGCCATGCACGCGCCGCTGCCGGCGCTCACCCTGCAGGACCTGGACGACCGTCCGGTGGACCTGCGCGCCTTTGTCGGCCAGCCGGTGGTGCTCAACCTGTGGGCGACCTGGTGCCCGCCGTGCCGGCGCGAGTTGCCGGTGCTGGTGGAGGCGCAGCGGACGCACCCGGAGGTGCGCTTCGTGTTCGTCGACCAGGGCGAGTCGGCTGCCGAAGTGAAGGCCTTTCTCGTCGCCAGCGGCCTGCAGGCGGACCACATGCTGGTCGATCCCGCCCAGTCGCTGGCGCAGCAGATGAACGCCCGGGTGTTTCCGACCACGTTGTTCTTCGATGCCGGCGGCGTTTTGCGTAGCATGCATGTCGGAGCACTGTCGCCGGCCACCCTGGCCGCCGAGATGCGGCTCATTCTGTCCGGTGCCCCGTCGGCGCCGATCCACCCTGGAGTAGCCCGATGA
- the typA gene encoding translational GTPase TypA, with protein sequence MSIENLRNIAIVAHVDHGKTTLVDQLLKQSGTLAERTVLAERVMDSNDQEKERGITILAKNTAITWNGNRINIVDTPGHADFGGEVERVLSMVDTVLILVDALDGPMPQTRFVTQKAFAMGFKPIVVINKIDRPGSRPEWVVEQVWDLFDRLGATPEQMDFPIVYASALNGYASLDENAREGDMTPLYEAIMQHAPKPEVDPDGPFQMRISQLDYNNFVGVIGIGRIQRGTLKKNMPVAIIDRHGKKRQGKVLQVLGFLGLERIEQDSAEAGDIVAISGIADLTISDTVCALDTPEALPALTVDEPTISMTFQVNNSPFAGNKDLSGGKFLTSRQLKDRLEREQVHNVALRVEQGSDADKFLVSGRGELHLSVLIENMRREGYELAVSRPEVIIKEIDGQKMEPFEQLVVDVEEIHQGPVMERLGIRKGQLKNMEPDGKGRVRLEYMIPARGLIGFQNQFKTLTQGSGLLFHVFDHYGPKEEGQIAKRQNGVMIANAAGTTPAYSLGPLQERGKLFAAEGDNVYEGQLVGIHAKDNDLTVNAIKPKPLTNMRASGKDDAIQLSPAIKFSLEQALDFIDDDELVEVTPKEIRLRKKHLTENDRKRASRGG encoded by the coding sequence ATGTCTATCGAAAACCTGCGCAACATCGCCATCGTCGCCCACGTCGACCACGGCAAGACCACCCTCGTCGACCAGTTGCTGAAGCAGTCCGGCACCCTGGCCGAACGCACCGTGCTGGCCGAGCGCGTGATGGATTCGAACGACCAGGAAAAGGAGCGCGGCATCACCATCCTGGCGAAGAACACCGCGATCACCTGGAACGGCAACCGCATCAACATCGTCGACACCCCCGGACACGCCGACTTCGGCGGCGAGGTGGAGCGCGTGCTGTCGATGGTGGACACCGTGCTGATCCTGGTCGACGCGCTGGACGGCCCGATGCCGCAGACCCGCTTCGTGACCCAGAAGGCGTTCGCGATGGGCTTCAAGCCGATCGTGGTGATCAACAAGATCGACCGCCCGGGTTCGCGCCCGGAGTGGGTGGTGGAGCAGGTGTGGGACCTGTTCGACCGCCTCGGCGCCACGCCGGAGCAGATGGACTTCCCGATCGTCTACGCCTCGGCGCTGAACGGCTACGCCTCGCTGGACGAGAACGCCCGCGAAGGCGACATGACCCCGCTGTACGAAGCGATCATGCAGCACGCACCGAAGCCGGAAGTCGACCCGGACGGCCCGTTCCAGATGCGCATCAGCCAGCTGGACTACAACAACTTCGTCGGCGTGATCGGCATTGGCCGGATCCAGCGCGGCACCCTGAAGAAGAACATGCCGGTGGCGATCATCGACCGCCACGGCAAGAAGCGCCAGGGCAAGGTGCTGCAGGTGCTGGGCTTCCTCGGCCTGGAACGGATCGAGCAGGACAGCGCCGAAGCCGGCGACATCGTCGCCATCTCCGGCATCGCCGACCTGACCATCTCCGACACCGTCTGCGCGCTGGACACCCCGGAGGCGCTCCCGGCGCTGACCGTCGACGAGCCGACCATCTCGATGACCTTCCAGGTCAACAACTCGCCGTTCGCCGGCAACAAGGACCTCTCCGGCGGCAAGTTCCTCACCAGCCGCCAGCTGAAGGACCGCCTCGAGCGCGAACAGGTGCACAACGTGGCGCTGCGCGTCGAGCAGGGCTCGGATGCGGACAAGTTCCTGGTCTCCGGCCGCGGTGAGCTGCATCTGTCGGTGCTGATCGAGAACATGCGTCGCGAAGGCTACGAGCTGGCCGTGTCGCGTCCCGAGGTGATCATCAAGGAGATCGACGGCCAGAAGATGGAGCCGTTCGAGCAGCTGGTGGTCGACGTGGAAGAGATCCACCAGGGTCCGGTGATGGAGCGCCTGGGCATCCGCAAGGGCCAGCTGAAGAACATGGAGCCGGACGGCAAGGGTCGCGTGCGCCTGGAGTACATGATCCCGGCGCGTGGCCTGATCGGCTTCCAGAACCAGTTCAAGACCCTCACCCAGGGTTCGGGCCTGCTGTTCCACGTGTTCGACCATTACGGTCCGAAGGAGGAAGGCCAGATCGCCAAGCGCCAGAACGGCGTGATGATCGCCAACGCCGCCGGCACCACTCCCGCCTACTCGCTGGGGCCACTGCAGGAGCGCGGCAAGCTGTTCGCCGCCGAAGGCGACAACGTGTACGAAGGCCAGCTGGTCGGCATCCACGCCAAGGACAACGATCTCACCGTCAACGCGATCAAGCCCAAGCCGCTGACCAACATGCGCGCCTCGGGCAAGGACGACGCGATCCAGCTGTCCCCGGCGATCAAGTTCTCGCTGGAGCAGGCACTGGACTTCATCGACGACGACGAGCTGGTCGAGGTCACGCCGAAGGAGATCCGTCTGCGCAAGAAGCACCTCACCGAGAACGACCGCAAGCGGGCCTCGCGCGGCGGCTGA
- a CDS encoding DUF1800 domain-containing protein, protein MRRYTRLAPLGLLLALAGALSAPAAADGAPLTHDDIAWLRRASFGIDSATLARYRELGRDRWLDEALADRDDHLPPAIAQEIDGYEAIATPPAQLVMSYRETLRQVKAMPDGDAKVAAKKAAQIHGRELMRQAQQAELLHAIYGSNPLKEQMVWFWLNHFSVYGNKGPVRLLAADYEEHVIRPHALGKFRDLVMATLKSPAMLVYLDNAQNAKDKINENYARELMELHTLGVHAGYTQQDVQQLAAILTGVGVIRPRDAMRGPRMNRRGRFGGFDRFGGERPGVVRQGLFEFNPARHDSSDKVFLGQRIDGGGFDEVEHAVDLIVRQPACAQFVSRELAEYFVSDHPPQALVDAMAATFQRTDGDIAAVLRTLFTSKAITATAGAKFKDPVQFVVSAMRFSLDGRPITNAQPLVAALNQMGEPLYGRITPDGWPLDNASWAGSGQMAKRFDIAGMIGTGRAPLFAPDGTLPRRQPGERPDPPTLNGPLFAQAMQPWLSPHTRDALAQAKSPAEWNTFLLSSPDFNTR, encoded by the coding sequence ATGCGCCGATACACCCGCCTCGCACCGCTCGGCCTGTTGCTTGCACTGGCCGGCGCCCTGTCGGCACCGGCCGCGGCGGACGGTGCACCACTGACCCACGACGACATCGCCTGGCTGCGCCGCGCCAGCTTCGGCATCGACAGCGCCACCCTCGCCCGCTACCGCGAGCTCGGTCGCGACCGTTGGCTCGACGAGGCCCTGGCCGACCGCGACGACCACCTGCCGCCCGCCATCGCGCAGGAGATCGACGGCTACGAGGCGATCGCCACGCCGCCGGCGCAGCTGGTGATGTCCTATCGCGAGACCCTGCGCCAGGTAAAGGCGATGCCGGACGGCGACGCCAAGGTCGCGGCGAAGAAAGCGGCGCAGATCCACGGCCGCGAACTGATGCGCCAGGCCCAGCAGGCCGAGCTGCTGCACGCCATCTACGGCAGCAATCCGCTGAAGGAACAGATGGTGTGGTTCTGGCTCAACCACTTCAGCGTGTACGGCAACAAGGGCCCGGTGCGCCTGCTCGCCGCCGACTACGAGGAACACGTGATCCGCCCGCACGCGCTGGGCAAGTTCCGCGACCTGGTGATGGCCACGCTGAAGAGCCCGGCGATGCTGGTGTATCTGGACAACGCACAGAACGCGAAGGACAAGATCAACGAGAACTACGCACGCGAGCTGATGGAGCTGCACACCCTGGGCGTGCACGCCGGCTACACCCAGCAGGACGTGCAGCAGCTGGCGGCGATCCTTACCGGCGTCGGCGTGATCCGGCCGCGCGACGCGATGCGCGGCCCGCGCATGAACCGCCGCGGCCGCTTCGGCGGCTTCGATCGCTTCGGTGGCGAGCGCCCTGGCGTGGTGCGTCAGGGCCTGTTCGAGTTCAATCCCGCGCGCCACGATTCAAGCGACAAGGTGTTCCTCGGCCAGCGCATCGACGGCGGCGGCTTCGACGAAGTGGAGCATGCGGTCGACCTGATCGTGCGTCAGCCCGCCTGTGCGCAGTTCGTCTCGCGCGAGCTGGCCGAGTACTTCGTCTCCGACCACCCGCCGCAGGCACTGGTGGACGCCATGGCCGCCACCTTCCAGCGCACCGACGGCGACATCGCCGCCGTGCTGCGCACGCTGTTCACCTCGAAGGCGATCACCGCGACCGCTGGCGCCAAGTTCAAGGATCCGGTGCAGTTCGTGGTCTCGGCGATGCGCTTCAGCCTGGACGGCCGACCGATCACCAACGCCCAACCGCTGGTCGCCGCGCTCAACCAGATGGGCGAGCCGCTCTACGGCCGCATCACGCCGGACGGCTGGCCGCTGGACAATGCCAGCTGGGCCGGCTCCGGCCAGATGGCCAAGCGCTTCGACATCGCCGGCATGATCGGCACCGGACGTGCACCGCTGTTCGCCCCCGACGGCACCCTGCCGCGCCGGCAGCCGGGCGAACGCCCGGACCCACCCACCCTGAACGGCCCGCTGTTCGCCCAGGCGATGCAGCCATGGCTGTCGCCGCACACCCGTGACGCGCTGGCCCAGGCGAAATCGCCCGCCGAGTGGAACACCTTCCTGCTGTCCTCCCCCGACTTCAACACGCGCTGA
- a CDS encoding c-type cytochrome: protein MRIDRWRGHAIAAAALLMAATLPAAAQDAATIAAQGNGKGAAPCQTCHTPDGGGQASGGFPRLAGENAAYLQAQLDAFASGTRDNPVMKLQASALTEAERKALAIYFSRMPAVATPDAAGTTPFADPEHLGETLATRGRWSKQVPACVQCHGPGGVGVGADFPPLAGQSANYLAAQLKAFRSGSRHNDPMGLMRNISHSLSDRDIDAVAHWFAAQPFPPKESRP from the coding sequence ATGCGCATTGATCGTTGGCGCGGACATGCGATCGCCGCGGCCGCGCTGTTGATGGCGGCCACCTTGCCGGCCGCGGCGCAGGACGCGGCGACGATCGCCGCGCAGGGCAATGGCAAGGGCGCGGCGCCCTGCCAGACCTGCCATACGCCCGACGGCGGTGGTCAGGCGTCCGGCGGTTTTCCCCGGCTGGCCGGGGAGAACGCGGCCTACCTGCAGGCGCAGCTCGACGCTTTCGCCAGCGGCACCCGGGACAACCCGGTGATGAAGCTGCAGGCCAGTGCGTTGACCGAGGCGGAGCGCAAGGCGCTGGCGATCTACTTCAGCAGGATGCCGGCGGTCGCGACGCCGGATGCTGCGGGCACCACGCCCTTTGCCGATCCGGAGCACCTCGGCGAGACGCTGGCCACGCGCGGGCGCTGGTCGAAGCAGGTGCCCGCCTGCGTGCAGTGCCATGGCCCGGGCGGCGTGGGCGTGGGAGCGGATTTCCCGCCGCTGGCGGGGCAGTCGGCCAACTATCTGGCGGCGCAGCTCAAGGCCTTCCGCAGCGGCAGTCGCCACAACGATCCGATGGGTCTGATGCGCAACATCAGCCATTCGCTGAGCGACCGGGACATCGATGCGGTGGCGCACTGGTTCGCCGCCCAACCGTTTCCGCCGAAGGAGTCCCGCCCATGA
- a CDS encoding molybdate ABC transporter substrate-binding protein, with product MNRSATRLAATCVLALLALATAGTAAAQSTDYLPSWNPPPAGGVHFSAPPVDAIADLHGDIADPQLTVFFAGNQFMVVHDLMDAFRQAYPQYQRIYVETLPPGILAKQIESGSLVMGNLRIALKPDIYTAGKAAIAERQKEHGWFAETVDYVRNPLAIMVAKGNPKHVEGLKDLGRPDVRVSMPNPAWEGIARQIQASYRKAGGEALVTAMMKTKVADGSTFLTHIHHRQSPLRVLQGESDAAPVWSTEAYFQQEILHRPVETIAIPADQNSIATYTAARMKDAPHAQAAKDFLRFMQTPAAQAIYRKYGFQTVAGGGHDAH from the coding sequence ATGAACCGTTCGGCCACCCGCCTCGCGGCGACGTGCGTCCTGGCGCTGCTTGCCCTGGCGACCGCCGGGACGGCAGCCGCCCAGAGCACGGACTACCTTCCGTCCTGGAACCCACCGCCGGCGGGCGGCGTGCACTTCAGTGCGCCGCCGGTCGATGCCATCGCCGACCTGCACGGCGACATCGCCGATCCGCAGCTCACGGTGTTCTTCGCCGGCAACCAGTTCATGGTCGTGCACGACCTGATGGACGCGTTCCGCCAGGCCTATCCGCAGTACCAGCGCATCTACGTCGAGACGCTGCCGCCGGGCATCCTGGCCAAGCAGATTGAGAGCGGTTCGCTGGTCATGGGCAACCTGCGCATCGCGTTGAAGCCGGACATCTACACTGCGGGCAAGGCGGCCATCGCCGAGCGCCAGAAGGAGCACGGCTGGTTCGCCGAAACCGTCGACTACGTGCGCAACCCGCTGGCGATCATGGTCGCCAAGGGCAACCCGAAGCACGTCGAGGGGCTGAAGGACCTGGGCCGGCCCGACGTGCGGGTGAGCATGCCGAACCCCGCCTGGGAGGGCATCGCCCGGCAGATCCAGGCCAGCTACCGCAAGGCCGGGGGCGAGGCGCTGGTGACCGCGATGATGAAGACCAAGGTGGCCGACGGCAGCACCTTCCTCACCCACATCCACCATCGCCAGTCGCCGCTGCGCGTGCTGCAGGGCGAGTCGGACGCGGCGCCGGTGTGGTCCACCGAGGCGTACTTCCAGCAGGAGATCCTGCATCGCCCGGTGGAGACGATCGCGATTCCCGCCGACCAGAACTCCATCGCCACCTACACCGCGGCACGCATGAAGGATGCCCCGCACGCGCAGGCCGCGAAGGATTTCCTCCGCTTCATGCAGACGCCGGCGGCGCAGGCGATCTACCGCAAGTACGGCTTCCAGACCGTCGCCGGGGGCGGCCACGATGCGCATTGA
- a CDS encoding metalloregulator ArsR/SmtB family transcription factor, with translation MSRRNPTRHPLVVETARQLKALGNPVRLLVLCRLHHGGEASAGVLAKELGVGMSALSQHLARMREEGLVLQRRQARQLLYRLDESASAHLPAVLSGICGLARPLSTEGEVPMNKTVTALGAVLGLAFASSGALAADNFWVTPTIHSAGKMHELPQASYKPDVKANYKIVFGLTKAAAKPDEVNPGIERVARTVNLYTWAGVPLKHLHIVAVASGGATAIALDNAHYRQEFGTDNPNLPVIAELRKAGVDIAVCGQAVAEHKYPYDAVDKSVTLALSALTTITELQQKGYALMPL, from the coding sequence GTGAGCCGCAGGAACCCGACCAGACACCCTCTCGTGGTGGAAACGGCGCGCCAGCTCAAGGCGCTCGGCAACCCCGTACGGCTGCTGGTGCTGTGCCGGCTTCATCACGGCGGCGAGGCCTCGGCCGGCGTGCTGGCGAAGGAGCTCGGGGTGGGGATGTCGGCGCTGTCGCAACACTTGGCCCGCATGCGTGAAGAGGGACTGGTGCTCCAGCGGCGCCAGGCGCGCCAGCTGCTCTATCGACTCGATGAATCCGCATCCGCCCATCTGCCGGCGGTGCTCTCTGGCATCTGCGGCCTTGCCCGGCCGCTATCTACCGAAGGAGAAGTTCCGATGAACAAGACCGTGACCGCCCTGGGTGCCGTGCTCGGCCTGGCTTTCGCAAGCTCCGGGGCGCTGGCCGCAGACAACTTCTGGGTGACGCCCACCATCCACTCCGCCGGCAAGATGCACGAGCTGCCGCAGGCGTCGTACAAGCCCGACGTCAAGGCGAACTACAAGATCGTGTTCGGCCTGACCAAGGCCGCTGCCAAGCCGGACGAGGTCAATCCGGGTATCGAGCGCGTGGCGCGCACCGTCAATCTCTACACTTGGGCCGGCGTGCCGTTGAAGCATCTGCACATCGTTGCGGTCGCCTCCGGCGGCGCCACCGCGATCGCGCTGGACAACGCGCACTATCGCCAGGAGTTCGGCACCGACAACCCGAACCTGCCGGTGATCGCCGAGCTGCGCAAGGCGGGTGTCGACATCGCGGTGTGCGGGCAGGCGGTCGCCGAGCACAAGTATCCGTACGATGCCGTGGACAAGAGCGTCACGCTGGCGCTGTCGGCTCTCACCACCATCACCGAGCTGCAGCAGAAGGGCTATGCCCTGATGCCGCTCTGA
- the dsbG gene encoding thiol:disulfide interchange protein DsbG: MKFHLLGLALLLSACAQAQDVPKYPAPVQALQQKMGLEIKGSLPAPDGYRAYLASYRGHLVPLYVPPDGKHAFVGEMFDENGHDLTQAPMAEASRPVFDAGTWNSLEKSTWIAEGSPKASRIVYVFNDTECPYCHHLWAAIQPKLAKGDLQVRYVMVAVIAPKSESRAAAVLDASDPAATLRQHEQHFGNSPVQPLAKVSAATAKKLDDNAALMDQLGVTGTPAVIYKDAAGKIRMSDGMPPPDMLDAIFGK, from the coding sequence ATGAAGTTTCATTTGCTGGGCCTGGCCCTGCTGCTGAGCGCCTGTGCCCAGGCACAGGATGTGCCCAAGTACCCGGCGCCGGTGCAGGCCTTGCAGCAGAAGATGGGCCTGGAGATCAAGGGCAGCCTGCCGGCCCCCGATGGCTACCGCGCCTATCTGGCGAGCTACCGCGGTCATCTGGTGCCGCTTTACGTGCCGCCGGACGGCAAGCATGCCTTCGTCGGCGAGATGTTCGACGAGAACGGGCACGACCTCACCCAGGCGCCGATGGCCGAGGCCAGCCGGCCCGTGTTCGACGCCGGTACCTGGAACAGCCTGGAGAAGTCGACCTGGATCGCCGAGGGCTCGCCGAAGGCGTCGCGCATCGTCTACGTGTTCAACGACACCGAGTGCCCGTACTGCCATCACCTGTGGGCGGCGATCCAGCCGAAGCTGGCCAAGGGTGACCTGCAGGTGCGCTACGTGATGGTCGCGGTGATCGCGCCGAAGAGCGAGTCACGCGCCGCCGCCGTGCTGGACGCATCCGATCCGGCCGCCACCCTGCGCCAGCACGAGCAGCACTTCGGCAACAGCCCGGTGCAGCCGTTGGCCAAGGTCTCCGCGGCGACGGCGAAGAAGCTGGATGACAACGCGGCCCTGATGGACCAGCTGGGCGTCACCGGCACGCCCGCGGTGATCTACAAGGACGCGGCCGGCAAGATCCGCATGTCCGACGGCATGCCGCCGCCGGACATGCTGGACGCGATCTTCGGCAAGTAG
- a CDS encoding c-type cytochrome: protein MTPRHLLIGLAVLALAACSHAAPPEASKPAPATGSSAASAAGAAAHAQAAAAAKAGPAAFEPPPESAIPPGPFGDVVREGREIFINTDVAAKAYVGNGLRCSNCHLDAGRLANSAPLWGAYVAYPAYRAKNGHVNTLGERLQGCFKYSMNGKAPPLDSKEMVALETYAFWMAKGAPTGEKLPGAGYPKKGFKPPQPPDYVRGEAVFKAHCALCHGADGQGQQVAGRYVFPPLWGPDSFNWGAGMHQLDNAAAFIKANMPLSQGGTLTDQDAWDVAMYMDGHERPQDPRYKGDLAATRKAYHDSPMSLYGTTVNGHLLGSAPATRK from the coding sequence ATGACGCCGCGTCATCTGCTCATTGGCCTGGCCGTGCTGGCGCTGGCGGCCTGTTCGCACGCCGCACCGCCGGAAGCTTCCAAACCGGCGCCGGCCACTGGATCCAGCGCCGCATCAGCGGCCGGCGCGGCGGCCCACGCCCAGGCAGCGGCCGCCGCGAAGGCCGGGCCGGCCGCGTTCGAGCCGCCGCCGGAATCGGCGATCCCGCCGGGGCCGTTCGGCGATGTGGTGCGCGAGGGCCGCGAGATCTTCATCAACACCGATGTGGCGGCGAAGGCCTACGTCGGCAACGGCCTGCGCTGTTCCAACTGCCACCTCGATGCCGGACGGCTGGCCAACTCCGCGCCGCTGTGGGGCGCCTACGTCGCCTATCCCGCCTACCGTGCGAAGAACGGTCACGTGAACACGTTGGGCGAGCGCCTGCAGGGCTGCTTCAAGTACAGCATGAACGGCAAGGCGCCGCCGCTGGACTCGAAGGAGATGGTGGCGCTGGAGACCTATGCGTTCTGGATGGCCAAGGGCGCGCCCACCGGCGAGAAGCTGCCGGGCGCGGGCTACCCGAAGAAGGGCTTCAAGCCGCCGCAGCCGCCCGACTATGTGCGTGGCGAAGCGGTGTTCAAGGCGCATTGCGCGCTGTGCCACGGTGCCGATGGGCAGGGCCAGCAGGTGGCCGGGCGCTACGTGTTTCCGCCGCTGTGGGGGCCGGACTCGTTCAACTGGGGCGCCGGCATGCACCAGCTCGACAACGCGGCGGCCTTCATCAAGGCCAACATGCCGCTGAGCCAGGGCGGCACGCTCACCGACCAGGACGCGTGGGACGTGGCGATGTACATGGACGGGCACGAGCGCCCGCAGGACCCGCGCTACAAGGGCGACCTGGCAGCCACCCGAAAGGCGTACCACGACTCGCCGATGTCGCTGTACGGCACCACGGTGAACGGCCATCTGCTGGGCTCGGCACCGGCGACGCGGAAGTAG
- a CDS encoding class I SAM-dependent DNA methyltransferase translates to MPKTYDRAYFDKWYRHPEHSVAAPAELRRKVALAVSLAEFYLGRSIRNVLDIGCGEAPWRAHLRALRPGIAYRGLDASEYVVSRYGRSRDIGLATFGQLQYLRFDERYDLIVCSDVLHYLKAAEIRAGLEGLVDMLEGVAFIEVFTRQDDPAGDLHGFVARNASWYLRTFREAGLLPCGSQAYLGPRLERRIAALERAQLAF, encoded by the coding sequence GTGCCCAAGACCTACGACCGCGCCTATTTCGACAAGTGGTACCGCCATCCGGAGCATTCGGTGGCCGCGCCGGCCGAGCTGCGTCGCAAGGTGGCGCTGGCGGTGTCGCTGGCGGAGTTCTACCTCGGGCGGTCGATCCGCAACGTGCTCGACATCGGCTGCGGCGAGGCGCCGTGGCGCGCCCACCTGCGCGCGCTCCGTCCCGGCATCGCGTATCGCGGCCTCGACGCCAGCGAATACGTGGTGTCCCGCTACGGACGCAGCCGCGATATCGGCCTGGCCACTTTCGGCCAGCTGCAGTACCTGCGCTTCGACGAGCGCTACGACCTGATCGTGTGCAGCGACGTGCTGCATTACCTCAAAGCCGCCGAGATCCGTGCCGGGCTGGAGGGACTGGTCGACATGCTCGAGGGCGTCGCCTTCATCGAGGTGTTCACCCGGCAGGACGACCCGGCCGGCGACCTGCACGGCTTCGTCGCCCGCAACGCCTCGTGGTACCTGCGTACCTTCCGCGAGGCCGGCCTGCTGCCGTGCGGTTCGCAGGCCTACCTGGGGCCGCGGCTGGAGCGAAGGATCGCGGCACTGGAGCGGGCGCAGCTGGCGTTCTAG